A part of Chloroflexota bacterium genomic DNA contains:
- a CDS encoding purine-nucleoside phosphorylase, whose product MSEFITMTDIDRAVDAIRSRIEVKPEIGMILGTGLGPLADSVDGATIIPNQEIPCWPISTVQGHKGRLVIGELEGKTVFILQGRTHFYEGYTMGQTTFSVRVMKRLGCETLVVTNAAGAINPDYIPGDLMLITDHINLIGMGGSNPLFGPNMEEFGVRFPDMSQPYDSELLATAREACDDADIPYQEGVYVGLAGPSFETPAELRFLKAIGADAVGMSTVPEVIIARHSGMRVLGISGISNKANLDGSTVTTHEEVLEAGQVLVPKLTGLIRGTLSRL is encoded by the coding sequence ATGAGTGAATTTATTACGATGACGGATATTGATCGGGCGGTAGACGCCATTCGGTCCCGAATTGAAGTTAAGCCAGAAATTGGTATGATCCTGGGCACAGGCCTGGGGCCGCTGGCAGACAGTGTTGATGGGGCCACAATTATCCCCAACCAGGAAATCCCATGCTGGCCGATTTCGACTGTGCAGGGCCATAAGGGCCGCCTGGTGATTGGTGAACTCGAGGGGAAGACTGTATTTATCCTTCAAGGGCGGACTCACTTCTATGAAGGATATACGATGGGGCAGACCACTTTCTCCGTGCGTGTGATGAAACGTCTGGGCTGCGAAACGCTGGTTGTGACCAACGCGGCTGGAGCAATCAACCCGGATTACATCCCCGGCGATCTGATGCTGATCACTGATCACATCAATCTGATCGGGATGGGCGGGTCAAATCCCTTGTTTGGACCCAATATGGAAGAGTTTGGGGTTCGGTTCCCGGATATGAGCCAGCCTTATGACAGCGAACTGCTTGCAACAGCTCGAGAGGCTTGTGACGACGCTGATATTCCTTATCAGGAGGGTGTCTATGTTGGATTAGCGGGGCCTTCTTTTGAAACGCCGGCTGAACTACGCTTCCTAAAAGCCATCGGTGCGGATGCCGTGGGTATGTCCACTGTGCCGGAGGTCATTATTGCCCGGCATAGCGGCATGCGTGTGCTGGGTATTTCCGGCATCTCGAATAAGGCCAACCTGGACGGCAGCACGGTAACGACCCATGAAGAGGTTCTGGAAGCAGGGCAGGTTCTTGTACCCAAGCTGACCGGATTGATCCGCGGGACATTATCAAGGCTCTAG
- a CDS encoding GNAT family N-acetyltransferase — translation MPEIELRPVDQHDIDSLTAFEHGYYSEFVWQVTMETDPQNLQAGLRRTHLPRRVFVPYPRSKELIFGALGQVEAFLVALLENQPVGYIKVLVEHGEKVLRVSDLVVSTPMRRQGIASGLMVAVMDMASSRNYPYVMMEMQSRNDPAVALAEKMGLTFCGFRDNYYPNQDMALFFSRFVR, via the coding sequence ATGCCAGAAATTGAACTTCGTCCAGTCGATCAGCATGATATTGATAGCCTGACAGCCTTTGAGCATGGGTATTACAGTGAATTTGTCTGGCAGGTCACAATGGAAACTGATCCCCAGAACCTGCAGGCTGGTTTGCGGCGAACCCATTTACCCAGGCGCGTTTTTGTACCTTATCCCCGGAGCAAGGAACTAATTTTCGGCGCGTTAGGTCAGGTTGAAGCTTTTCTGGTGGCTCTATTGGAGAATCAGCCGGTTGGCTATATCAAGGTCCTCGTGGAGCACGGGGAAAAAGTGCTGCGGGTAAGTGATTTGGTGGTATCAACGCCGATGCGCCGCCAGGGGATTGCCAGCGGGTTGATGGTAGCTGTAATGGATATGGCTTCCAGCCGCAATTACCCCTATGTGATGATGGAGATGCAATCCCGGAATGACCCCGCTGTGGCGCTCGCAGAGAAGATGGGCCTCACATTCTGTGGGTTCCGTGATAATTACTACCCCAATCAGGATATGGCCTTATTCTTTAGTAGATTTGTGAGATAG